Genomic segment of Kiritimatiellaceae bacterium:
GATTCCTGTTCAGCTCTCAAAAAACTGGCATCATGCGACAGAAGACCGCTGGATCGGCCCTTGGTTTCACGGGCTGACCATGCTTACTGTGCCTGCGAACACGGCGCTCAGTTTCGAGGCCGATGTGGTGACACAGAACTATGGCGGCATTCCGGCGGCCAGCCACGCGCAGCTTTGTCTTGTGGGCTATGCAGGCAACAACCAGCAATGGGATGAAGCTGCTATCGGATGCTGGAACGAAAGCCTTTGCTATGACCCGAATAGAAATTCGATTGGCACGGATTCGCGTCCTCTGCACCTTCTCGGCATAAACGGGGAGACGAACCGGTGGACGGGTGGAAACTTCGGCGGATGTGACTTTTTAAATTACACCAATAGCGCCGGTGTCCGGCAATATCACAGCCGCATTCGCACCCAGTATAAGCATTACGGCCCGAACCTGACCGACGTTATCTTCGCCGGAAAAACCGCCGACTCCAGCATCGAGTTCACTTATAGCGCCGGTCTCTACCGATCAAGCGACTATACGCGAGGGCTTCATCGCATCCGGTATGATGTCACGGCCAATACGGGCTTTAAGCGCATGGTATTTTTTCAGATGGGAGCCGACAGCTACAATTTCAATTCCGGTACCAACATGGCTTACGGCTACGGGAACCAGATCGCGCCTGTTCTCCAATGGACCAATATCAACCAGACCATACCCATTCAGTTGACCAATTCAACGCCTTGGTTTTCAACCATCGACGGCTTCACGGCCCAGAAAGTTGACGACGGCGTCACAAATTATTATCGCGCCGCCAACCGGGGATTCATCATTCGTTCATGGAAAGCCAGAATCAACGGTCAGGACAATGTGAAGCCGTATTTTGTCTCCAGCGGAAATTGCGTTAACCTCGTTCCGCCCGCTGGCGTTTCCAACCTGCTTGCCGGTGACTATGTGGAGGCCGAGATCGAGCGAGTTTACCTGCCAAAAAATGCGGGTGATTACTACGGAAGCGACGCCAATCTGGTCGCAGCCATGGCGAGTTATGACAACACGCATAGCCTGGTTGCGCGCGAAGCGATCGGCAACAATTTGGCGGTGACGGTTCAGGCGGGCACGCTGACACAGACCTACCCGCTGGCAATCGGAGTGACCAACGACTACGCGCAATTTTCGGTGACCGGTGGGATCGGGTATGTGCCGGTGACGTTTTCCGGATTGTCTGCGTATCAAAATCCGATGCTCGAAGAGCGGATCGGCACGGATTGGGCGGTGGTGGATCAGGCGGTTCACGGCAATGACTTCTGGCAGACCGACTATAACAGCACGAACCTCAGCTGGGAGATCACCTACAACCTTCCGCTGGGCAGCGCCGATTATCAGGATATTTCCGATCTTCGGACGAACGCCGTGACACGCACCTTCCGTTTCCGGAGTCTGAGTGATGTCACCACCGGACCCTTCGAGCTTTGGATTAACTTGTTCTCCGGCATTCCCGTCGTTGATCGCACGGCCGCAGCCGATCCGGACGGCGACGGGCGGAACAATCTGGAAGAATTCATCGCCGGAACCGATCCCAACGTGTTCGACTTTTCGGGATCCGATCTGAGCGGACTCACCATCACAAATGCTTCGGCAAAAATTCTCGTAAACTTTACCGCCCATGCCGCGACCGGCAACGGCTACGCGGGGCTGACCCGCTGGTTCGATTTGCTCAACTCACTCAACCTTGCCGCCGGCCAGTGGTCGGGAGTGTCCGGTTACACCGGTATCGCCGGAGGAAACCAGGCGGTCACGCACACCAATGCGGCCGCTACGAACGCAGCTTTCTATAAACTTCAGATTCATCTCCAATGAAAGGTCTCCAACGATGCATATAAACAGGATCACGTTCGCCGCACTTTTGCTGATGCCGCTGGCCCGCTTGCAGGCAGATGAATTTTCCGCACAGCGCGAACAGGTTCTTACGCTGGGTAAACTCACCAACGCGCCCGCAATGCACATGGCCGATGGCTTTGCATCAACGGCTGATTTGAAGGCGATTTATTATGATGCGCTGGATTGGAAAGGTTCGCCGACCAAAGTATTTGCCTGGTTGGGTCTTCCGGAAAACCGCTCCGGCAAAGTGCCCGGCATTGTGCTGGTGCATGGCGGCGGCGGAACGGCTTACAAGGCCTGGGTGACGAACTGGACGGCCCGCGGTTTTGCCGCCATCAGCATTGCGGTCGAAGGTCAGACCGATGTGCTGGTCAGCGCGCCGAACAACTGGCAGCAAACCGCATGGCCCGGCCCGAAGCGCATCGGCATCTATGCAGACTCATCTGAACCGTTGGCCGAACAGTGGATGTATCATGCCGTCGCGGATACCGTGCTGGCCAACTCACTGCTGCGCTCCCTGCCGGAAGTGGATGCGGATAAAGTCGGTGTGATGGGCGTTTCCTGGGGCGGTGTCATCACCAGTACCGCTATGGGCATAGACGACCGCTTTGCCTTCGCCATTCCGACGTATGGCTGCGGACATCTGTTCGATTCGGATAACCAATACGGACGGGCGTTGGGCAACAACCATCTCTACAAGCAGGTTTGGGATCCAATGGTGCGCATGTCGCGGGCGAAAATGCCGGCGCTTTGGCTCTCGTGGCCGACCGATAAACATTTTCCGCTCGATTGTCAGGCCGCAACGTATCAGGCGGCTTCCGGCCCGCACATGGTGTCTCTCATTCCCGGGATGAACCATTCGCATCCGTCGGCCTGGAATCCGCCAGACAGTTATGCCTTCGCTGAAAGCATCGTTCGGGACGGCCAGCCGTGGTGCCGCCAGATCAGCTCGCAGATTTCTCAGGGGGTTGTTCGCGTTGAGTTTTATTCCGCCCGTACGCTGGATCGTCCGGTGCTGGTTTCAACGACGAATACCGGTTTTACAGGTTCCCGGAAATGGGTTGAGTCGCCTGCCATGATTGAACAGAACGGCAGCGTCTGGTCTGTTACCGCAACCAATCCTGCCGGAACCACCGCATGGTTTGTCAACGTGCATAATGGTAAACTCACGGTGAGTTCCGATTATCAGACAACCAAATAGATTTAAGGAGAGGGATGTCGAAGATGAATAAAAAATCAGTGTGGCGCCATGTGCTGTCCGGTGTGTTTTTAGCGGCCGGTCTTGTGTTTGCGGATTCGGCTTCGCCTTCCGCAGTTGCTCCGGTTGCTTTCAAGGTGTCGCGGATATTTGGCGACGGCATGGTTCTTCAACGGGGGCAGAAAGTTCCGGTATTCGGAACGGCTCCGGACGGGGAAACGGTTACCGTGTGTTTTGCCGGGCAGACGAAGTCGGCCACAGCCTGCGCCGGACGGTGGATGGTTTACCTCGACGATCTTTCGGCTGACCGCATTGCAAAGGATATTTCGGTCACGTGTGCCGGATCTCAGATTAGTTTCACCAACGTCGTTGTCGGGGAGGTGTGGTACGCCAGCGGTCAGTCGAATATGGGACTTCAGCTCTGGTATGCGGAGCGTCTGCCTTCGGCGAATACGGTTTTCCCGACGGCCGGTCGCCGCCTGATACGGCGGTTTGCGGTGAACCTGATGACGGATCCCGGACAGGAAGATATCGGTTCGTGGAGCGTGGTGACGGACGAAAATGCCGGAAAGATGTCCGCCGTGTGCTATTACTTTGCCGACAACCTGTCTGCGGCACTCGATGTTCCGGTCGGCATGATCGAGTGTCAGTGGGGCGGCACAAAAATCGAGTCATGGATGAATCCCGGTTTATTGACGAACAGCCCGGCATTCGCTTATGCCGCTGAAGCCCGCAACGCTAAGCAGACCCTCAGTGCGGGTGATGGCCAGCGCACGGAGCGGAACATTCCGGGAATTCTGTTTGAAAGCATGACCGCCAAAGTGATTCCGTACGGGATCAAAGGAATGCTCTGGTATCAGGGAGAGCATAATTCGAGTCAACCGCAGCTCTATCCGGCGCTGCTAGAAAATATGGTGCGCGATTTGCGGGCCCAATGGCGCGAAGGGGACTTCCCGTTTTATATCGTGCAGCTGCCGAAGTATAAAAACGGGAACTGGCCAGTCATGCGCGAGGCGCAGATGAAATCCAGTCAGATGATTTCCAATGCCGATATCGTGGTAGCGATTGATACAGGGGCTCTTGACGATAATAGAGCCGTGGATCCGATGGGTGCGGTGCATCCGCGGGATA
This window contains:
- a CDS encoding prolyl oligopeptidase family serine peptidase, whose protein sequence is MHINRITFAALLLMPLARLQADEFSAQREQVLTLGKLTNAPAMHMADGFASTADLKAIYYDALDWKGSPTKVFAWLGLPENRSGKVPGIVLVHGGGGTAYKAWVTNWTARGFAAISIAVEGQTDVLVSAPNNWQQTAWPGPKRIGIYADSSEPLAEQWMYHAVADTVLANSLLRSLPEVDADKVGVMGVSWGGVITSTAMGIDDRFAFAIPTYGCGHLFDSDNQYGRALGNNHLYKQVWDPMVRMSRAKMPALWLSWPTDKHFPLDCQAATYQAASGPHMVSLIPGMNHSHPSAWNPPDSYAFAESIVRDGQPWCRQISSQISQGVVRVEFYSARTLDRPVLVSTTNTGFTGSRKWVESPAMIEQNGSVWSVTATNPAGTTAWFVNVHNGKLTVSSDYQTTK